GGGGACGGTGTCGGTGCGCAGATAGAGCCGATAAACGGAGTGAAAGCAAAGAAAGAGCAGCGCGATCTCGTCTGCCTCTCTGTTGGAACTGAGATCCGGTCTCCAGCTCTGCCTTTTTCCGAATTGGAAGGCGTGTGTCACCTGCCTGTGTCTCTTTTCTAAAAAGCCAGACGGGATGAAAGTCCACTTTTGCGCGTTTTTAGTCATTGTAGACTTGGTTGGCAAAGGGGGTGGTAGTTTTGAAATTTCACAGAGGTGGCAATTTAAGCGGTTACTTGTCAGGATGATAGATTTGAGATGTgacacttgaatttttaaaacacttcctGTTACCGCCAGTTTATGTTCTCAATTATTAGGTTTTTGGAAATGGGCAAAGTAGTTAAGATTTTGGCAGAATTTAAAATGTTCTCCTAGGCTCTCGGGTTGTACAATATGTGATTCTCAAGTTGTTGGGAAGTTGAAAATAAGTTCCTGTCTTTTTGTTGCTCCTGGTGTAAGTCTGCTTTATTGTAGTCCTGGCACCTGACAGGATTTGAATTGGTGTGTTTTTAATTCTATAACTTTGTGCTACTGTGTAGTTAATGATAATGCATGATTGTTGTATAAAAATGTATAACTATTCCTGGGGGGGgggatatttactttttttgcaTGTCAGGTTCATCCTGTGGGGTTTTATAAAGTTACAGAATAGTTCAAGGTATTTGATGTAAAAGCAGACTTAAAGTAAGAACCAAGAATTTCTAGGCTGTATTTATTGATGTTTAAGGCAAAAATGACCATGATAAGTTTAAACCTCTTTCAGAATCTGAAAAGGTATTCAACTTTTGAAAATGTCAGTATCAATGTTATATTCCAACACTACTTTCCCACAGTGTCTTACATGGAACCTGAACCTTGCAGATTTTATGCTTATTTGAGTAAGGAATTGTTACTTACGTGATTGAAACAAAGATCAGCTTGGTGTCACCACACATCACAGGATTAAAGAATTGTTGatacacagccataaattttactttttggtACAGGCGTGGATCAGATGGCTGTCCGAATACCCTCCACAGCAACTCCGCTTCAAAGCCTGTTTCTCTAGAGGAAGTGGGGAGTGAAGAGTTAACTCAAGGGGGTGGAGAGTGGGAAGTATCCTGGAGTGTAAACCGTCTCCTTCCTCTTGGTTTCCGCAGGAATTCAGATGTGTTCTAAGCCTGCTGGGGTGAGCACACTTCCAAGACCTGATGGAGGCCAGAGCTCAGAGTGGCAGCGGATCGCAGCCCTTGCTGCAGGCACCCCGTGACGGCGGCAGGCAGCGTGGGGAGCCCGACCCCAGAGACGCCCTCGCCCAGCAGGTACACGTGCTGTCTCTGGATCAGATCAGAGCCATCCGAAACACCAATGAGTACACAGAGGGACCTACTGTGGTCCCCAGACCTGGGCTCAAGCCTGCACCTCGCCCCTCCGCTCAGCACAAACACGAGAGGCTCCACGGTCTGCCTGAGCATCGCCAGCCCCCCAGGCCCCAGCACTCACAGGCCCACGCTTCTGCGAGGGCCACTCTGTCCAGGTCCATCAGCACAGTCAGCTCGGGGTCTCGCAGCAGTACTAGGACAAGTACCAGCAGCATTTCCTCTGAACAGAGGCTCTTGGGATCATCCTTCTCCTCGGGGCCTGTTGCTGATGGGATAATCCGGGTGCAGCCCAAATCAGAGCTCCAGCCAGGTGAGCTTAAGCCGCTGAGCAAGGAGGATTTGGGGCTGCACGCCTACAGGTGTGAGGACTGCGGCAAGTGCAAATGTAAGGAGTGCACCTACCCAAGGCCTCTGCCATCGGACTGGATCTGCCACGAGCAGTGCCTTTGCTCGGCCCAGAACGTGATCGACTACGGGACGTGCGTGTGCTGTGTGAAAGGCCTCTTCTATCACTGTTCCAATGATGACGAGGACAACTGCGCTGACAGCCCGTGTTCCTGCAGCCAGTCTCACTGTTGTACACGGTGGTCGGCCATGGGCGTCATGTCcctctttttgccttgtttatggtgTTACCTTCCCGCCAAGGGTTGCCTTAAATTGTGCCAGGGGTGTTATGACCGGGTGAACAGGCCTGGATGCCGttgtaaaaattcaaacacagtCTGCTGCAAAGTTCCCACTGTCCCACCCAGGAACTTTGAAAAACCAACATAGCATCATTAATCAGGAATATTGCTGTGATAAGgattgttccctttttttttttttttttttttttttaacacacacatATGCAACCAACTAAACAGTTAGAAATCTTGGCACTGTTGATAGAGGGTTGGGATATCCTTTGCTGTTTGCAGTGAAATGCTTTTTGTCCATGTGCCATTTTAACTGATACGCGTGTTAGAATTCAGCTAATGGAGCTCAGAGTATGTGATGCACATCTTGGCAACCTACGTGTTGCATAAGCTAAAGCAACAGACACTCCTAGGCAAAGTTTTTGTTTGTGAATAGTACTTGCAAAATTTGTAAATTagcaaatgactttttttttcccccattgttTTCTCCAGAGATAATGTGctatatttttgtatatacaaTAATATTTGCAACTGTGAAAAACAAGTTGTGCTATACTATGTGGCACAGTCACAAAATATTATACTAATATGTTGTACATTCGGAAGAATGTGAATCAATCAGTATGTTTTTAGATTGTATTTTGCCTTACAGAAAGCCTTTATTGTAAGACTCTGATTTCCCTTTGGACTTCATGTATATTGTACAGTTACAGTAAAATTCtacctttattttctaattttttcaacATATTGTTTAgtgtaaagaatatttatttgaagttttattattttataaagaagaatatttattttaagaggCATCTTACAAATTTTGCCCCTTTTATGAGGATGGGATAGTTGCTGCAAATGAGGGGTTACAGATGCATATGttcaatataaaatagaaaatatattaacgTTTGAAATTAAACTGAGCTGGATTGTcttattttaccttttcttttgttctttgaagtgaaaaagaaaccattttatGTCAAGGATAGCATTTCAGTGGAATTGTTTCACTTAGTGAGATTATCTTATGGTTGCTGCTTTAAAGTAGAGTGGAGATTTGGTGATTTTCAGAGATAACTAGCCATCAGGAGAGAAATAGCTGAGCACCTGACTCACTTAATAGTATTAATCATATGAGGGCTCGTTTTTGGCTCCTGTTGTTTTACTGATTTGCAGACTAGCCTTTGTTttgcaggtttaaaaaaaaaagtcttattcaTTCAGGAGACTTCCCTAAAAGATGAACCATTAGACTTTTTCTTTATATACAATATTAAGAATGAATGTCATAAGGCTAATTCAAGACCAGAGAAATGAGTTcatgtcaacaaatatttattgactgtccTCTGTGTGTCAGGCATGCAGTATACACAGATCAATGCTTATAATTGAggcaaaaatgttttcttgacttAGCAGATCATGGCTCTGTTTTTTCTAGTCTCTTTGGTTTTAGACTCAAGTTTATCACCATGATACCAAGTTCCTTATGTTAGAAAAGACATGGAAAACATAACTTGTTTTGGGGGTATCATGAAATTTCATCCTGTATTGGCCTAATAATTCAAGCACAAGCAGGCCACCTTGAGAGGCCCTgttgtatttatttaatcaaattatccagaaaattgttaaattttaCACTGAGAAAAGATGCAGTATGGCAAAAAAGTCAGTGTTTGCGGTTATCTTTTGGACGCAAACACACAGCAAGCTGCTAAAAGCCCATCTTGACAAATATTGGGTTTTCTTACTTGTAATAAGTCACTTGATTAATTAGTCACTttatggctgattttttttttttttccaaaagcacAACCTTTTGCTGCCAAGAATCACCGGAAGTCTAGGAAATGATTTACCTGACATTATTGTTTAATCTCTCGTTTCCTGTTCTAAGGCTCCTTTTCTTAGGTTAAGAGGTCTTAGTACAGGttgtcttctgttttgttttttgaaattggCTTTCAAGAAACTATATAGCCTCCTAAACCAAGACATTGCTATAAGGACCTTCAGTTTCCTCTAAgctttctccaaaaaaaaaaaaaaaaacacaagggtaaattaatttagaaattatttactCTTAAGTTTCAACTCTGGGATACTGAATGCTGCAATTCTAATACTCATATCTAACCATTATGGTCTAAGAGGAATtagaatattgaaaaaacaatagGA
This sequence is a window from Balaenoptera acutorostrata chromosome 18, mBalAcu1.1, whole genome shotgun sequence. Protein-coding genes within it:
- the SPRY2 gene encoding protein sprouty homolog 2 encodes the protein MEARAQSGSGSQPLLQAPRDGGRQRGEPDPRDALAQQVHVLSLDQIRAIRNTNEYTEGPTVVPRPGLKPAPRPSAQHKHERLHGLPEHRQPPRPQHSQAHASARATLSRSISTVSSGSRSSTRTSTSSISSEQRLLGSSFSSGPVADGIIRVQPKSELQPGELKPLSKEDLGLHAYRCEDCGKCKCKECTYPRPLPSDWICHEQCLCSAQNVIDYGTCVCCVKGLFYHCSNDDEDNCADSPCSCSQSHCCTRWSAMGVMSLFLPCLWCYLPAKGCLKLCQGCYDRVNRPGCRCKNSNTVCCKVPTVPPRNFEKPT